The following coding sequences lie in one Myxococcus xanthus genomic window:
- a CDS encoding sigma-54-dependent transcriptional regulator, protein MKPGPRILIVDDDSGVLRALRGLLSDEGFTPVEARSAVEASQLLDAPEGPPAMMLLDLRMPGETGLELLARLPRPFPAPVVVLSGEASPAEAVQALRLGATDFVEKPPSPERLLTAVRNALALGSLQEERERLLDALARPGHLVGDSPGMASLRQLIARVGASDTAILITGETGTGKERVARALHLASGRKGRLVAVNCAAIPSTLLESELFGHEKGAFSGALSRRAGRIEQAHGGTLFLDELGDMPLELQAKLLRVLESKEVERLGGSLPVPVDARVVAATHQDLARAVKEGRFRQDLYFRLNVMPLQVPPLRERPEDLLPLARAFAAEFAGPQVPLVLAPGAETSLRAYAWPGNVRELRNLIERLNLLRGEGPLTLGPELVSAPQATAAASRPSLGQKSYREHVEDFERELIRAALQEGESIAGAARLLQVDRGNLYRRIKALGLPVT, encoded by the coding sequence ATGAAGCCCGGTCCTCGCATCCTCATCGTCGATGACGACTCTGGCGTCCTCAGGGCCCTGCGCGGACTGCTGAGCGACGAGGGCTTCACGCCCGTGGAGGCCCGCTCCGCGGTGGAGGCCTCCCAGCTGCTCGACGCGCCCGAAGGTCCCCCGGCGATGATGCTGCTCGACCTGCGCATGCCGGGCGAGACGGGCCTGGAGCTGCTCGCGCGCCTGCCCCGGCCCTTCCCCGCGCCCGTGGTGGTGCTGTCCGGAGAGGCGTCGCCCGCCGAGGCCGTGCAGGCGCTGCGGCTGGGCGCGACGGACTTCGTGGAGAAGCCGCCCTCCCCCGAGCGGCTGCTCACCGCCGTGCGAAACGCACTGGCACTGGGCTCGCTCCAGGAAGAGCGCGAGCGGCTGCTGGACGCACTGGCCCGCCCCGGCCACCTGGTGGGTGACAGCCCTGGCATGGCGTCACTGCGCCAGCTCATCGCGCGCGTGGGCGCCAGCGACACCGCCATCCTCATCACCGGCGAGACGGGCACTGGCAAGGAACGCGTGGCGCGGGCGCTGCACCTCGCTTCGGGACGCAAGGGCCGGCTCGTCGCCGTCAACTGCGCGGCCATTCCCTCCACCCTGCTGGAGAGCGAGCTGTTCGGCCACGAGAAGGGCGCGTTCTCCGGTGCGCTGTCGCGGCGCGCGGGCCGCATCGAACAGGCGCACGGCGGCACGCTGTTCCTCGACGAACTGGGCGACATGCCACTGGAGCTCCAGGCCAAGCTGCTGCGCGTCCTGGAGTCGAAGGAAGTGGAGCGGCTGGGCGGCAGCCTGCCCGTGCCGGTGGATGCGCGCGTCGTCGCGGCCACGCACCAGGACCTCGCCCGCGCGGTGAAGGAGGGCCGCTTCCGGCAGGACCTCTACTTCCGCCTCAACGTGATGCCCCTCCAGGTGCCGCCCCTGCGCGAGCGGCCAGAGGACCTGCTTCCCCTGGCCCGCGCCTTCGCGGCGGAGTTCGCGGGGCCGCAGGTGCCACTGGTGCTCGCGCCCGGCGCGGAAACCTCGCTGCGCGCCTATGCGTGGCCGGGCAACGTGCGCGAGCTGCGCAACCTCATCGAGCGCCTCAACCTGCTCCGGGGCGAGGGCCCGCTCACCCTGGGCCCGGAGCTCGTCTCCGCGCCCCAGGCCACCGCCGCGGCCAGCCGCCCCTCCCTGGGACAAAAGAGCTACCGAGAGCACGTGGAGGACTTCGAGCGCGAGCTCATCCGCGCGGCGCTCCAGGAAGGCGAAAGCATCGCTGGGGCCGCGCGACTGCTGCAGGTCGACCGGGGCAACCTCTACCGGCGCATCAAGGCGCTCGGACTCCCTGTCACCTGA
- a CDS encoding sensor histidine kinase has product MNRPMHAAAPTEARTYGDRVGLEHAANLPPPPPRFRRRLLAVMLLAGWVPLVLLGVLAQAALERVLSVSIAPVEGVLEEVASELARRELPQDSLNEARLNLAQAELARRALVRRVPAFITALVLISGAALTVAAVLLGRALTRPVRTLTEGMWAYARGDLSVRLAAPEPPRDELQFLLGQFNRMGQELLSQRERLKSAEQIAAWQDVARALAHELKNPLTAMKLSLARLNRTDASTPHDTTRITEAVALLQEEVDLLMRMTQSFSTFARLPAPRFQDVPLRPLLAEVCTLYAGTSPVPVELRPGAEATLRADPDGLRRLFGNLVKNATEASSTSAAPVHVTLESPQPGTVCVTVADGGSGVPSVLEGPALTRGLFSTKPGGSGLGLPISQKIVHEHGGSLRLEPAPGGGTLARVELPLTPPPSP; this is encoded by the coding sequence ATGAACCGTCCCATGCACGCCGCCGCGCCCACAGAGGCCCGCACCTACGGTGACAGGGTGGGCCTTGAACACGCCGCGAATCTTCCGCCGCCCCCTCCGCGCTTCCGGCGCCGGCTGCTGGCGGTGATGCTGCTCGCCGGCTGGGTGCCGCTGGTGCTGCTCGGCGTGCTGGCACAAGCCGCGCTGGAGCGGGTGCTGTCGGTGTCCATCGCCCCGGTGGAGGGCGTGCTGGAGGAAGTCGCCTCGGAGCTGGCGCGGCGGGAGCTGCCGCAGGACTCGCTCAACGAGGCGCGGCTCAACCTCGCGCAGGCGGAGCTGGCACGGCGCGCCCTCGTGCGCCGCGTGCCCGCCTTCATCACCGCGCTGGTACTCATATCGGGCGCGGCGCTGACGGTGGCCGCGGTGCTCCTCGGCCGGGCCCTCACGCGTCCGGTGCGCACGCTCACGGAAGGCATGTGGGCCTATGCGCGCGGCGACCTCTCCGTGCGGCTCGCCGCCCCCGAGCCGCCACGCGACGAGCTGCAGTTCCTCCTGGGCCAGTTCAACCGCATGGGCCAGGAGCTGCTGTCGCAGCGCGAGCGCCTCAAGTCCGCGGAACAGATTGCCGCCTGGCAGGACGTGGCCCGCGCGCTCGCCCACGAGCTGAAGAACCCCCTCACCGCAATGAAGTTGTCGCTCGCGCGTCTGAACCGGACGGATGCATCCACGCCCCACGACACCACCCGCATCACCGAGGCCGTGGCCCTCCTCCAGGAGGAAGTGGACCTGTTGATGCGGATGACCCAGAGCTTCTCCACCTTCGCGCGCCTGCCCGCGCCGCGCTTCCAGGACGTGCCCCTGCGCCCGCTGCTGGCCGAGGTGTGCACCCTGTACGCGGGCACGTCCCCCGTGCCCGTGGAGCTTCGGCCTGGCGCGGAGGCCACGCTGCGCGCGGACCCGGATGGCCTGCGTCGCCTCTTCGGCAACCTGGTGAAGAACGCCACCGAGGCCTCTTCCACCAGCGCCGCGCCAGTCCACGTCACACTGGAGTCGCCGCAGCCGGGCACCGTGTGCGTCACCGTGGCGGACGGAGGCAGTGGCGTCCCCTCCGTCCTCGAAGGCCCGGCCCTCACGCGTGGCCTCTTCAGCACCAAGCCCGGCGGCAGCGGCCTGGGCCTGCCCATCTCCCAGAAAATCGTCCACGAGCACGGCGGCAGCCTGCGCCTGGAGCCCGCGCCCGGAGGCGGTACGCTCGCGCGCGTGGAACTGCCCCTCACCCCGCCCCCGTCCCCATGA
- a CDS encoding bifunctional alpha,alpha-trehalose-phosphate synthase (UDP-forming)/trehalose-phosphatase, with translation MSRLLLVSNRLPVTVKVEKDTVSVVRSAGGLATGLRRPHERSGGLWIGWPGDVSRLSESQRARVDAQLAELRCVPLTLSASEVSRYYEGYSNRVLWPLCHYMLERIPRQDRDWEVYRKVNERFADLVAKHYEPGDTIWVHDYQLMLVPGMLRQRLPGARIGYFHHIPFPSSEIFSTLPRRRELLMGLLGADLIGFHTVSYVRHFSGALLRHLGLDTDIDRIIWEGRDVRVGAFPMGIDAQAFESIASEPGMLEEVANLRRSSEGQRILLGIDRLDYTKGIPRRLLAVQRVLERTPAWRGRLRFIQVTVPSRTQVEAYANYRELVNELVGRINGLYGTVHNVPVHYLYRSFNERQLVGLYRGADVMLVTPVRDGMNLVAKEFCAARPDDDGVLVLSEFAGAAAELGGALIVNPYDVDAMADAIEKALGMAEEERRTRMHTLRKQVKSRDVHWWTSSFLDRLQSLPAVDVRAEAGAPEALAQMKQAERLQLLLDYDGTLVGYAPRPELAAPDAALKELLAKLVARPDISVSIVSGRPKETLEEWLGDLAMGLYAEHGLWSRPAPGETWRMLEGVTFDWKERVRPELETFSARVPGSFVEEKTASLAWHYRLVDAEFGAIQSRELRLYLAEKFAGQSMDILPGDKVVEIRPQGVHKGRVVGEATKDAAPGALVVAIGDDRTDEDLFASIPPGGLTIHAGNKPTCAAFRVKGPAEVRALLAGLLEP, from the coding sequence ATGTCCCGACTCCTACTCGTCTCGAATCGGCTTCCTGTCACCGTCAAGGTGGAGAAGGACACTGTCTCCGTGGTCCGCAGCGCGGGAGGCCTGGCCACCGGCCTTCGCCGTCCGCACGAACGCTCGGGGGGGCTGTGGATTGGCTGGCCCGGGGATGTCTCCCGCCTGTCGGAAAGCCAACGCGCCCGCGTGGACGCCCAGCTCGCGGAGCTGCGCTGCGTGCCGCTGACGCTGTCCGCCAGCGAGGTGAGCCGCTACTACGAAGGCTATTCCAACCGCGTCCTGTGGCCGCTGTGCCACTACATGCTGGAGCGCATCCCGCGCCAGGACCGTGATTGGGAGGTGTACCGCAAGGTCAACGAGCGCTTCGCGGACCTGGTGGCGAAGCACTACGAACCCGGGGACACCATCTGGGTCCACGACTATCAGCTCATGCTGGTGCCCGGCATGTTGCGCCAGCGTCTGCCCGGCGCGCGCATCGGTTACTTCCACCACATCCCGTTTCCGTCGTCGGAAATCTTCAGCACGCTGCCGCGCCGGCGTGAGCTGCTGATGGGGCTGCTGGGCGCGGACCTCATCGGCTTCCACACGGTGAGCTACGTGCGGCACTTCTCCGGAGCGCTGCTGCGGCACCTCGGGCTGGACACGGACATCGACCGTATCATCTGGGAGGGCCGCGACGTGCGCGTGGGCGCCTTCCCCATGGGCATCGACGCGCAGGCCTTCGAATCGATTGCGAGCGAGCCCGGCATGCTGGAGGAGGTGGCGAACCTGCGCCGGTCCTCCGAAGGACAGCGCATTCTGCTGGGCATCGACCGGCTGGACTACACCAAGGGCATTCCGCGGCGCCTCCTGGCGGTGCAGCGCGTGCTGGAGCGCACGCCCGCGTGGCGTGGCCGCCTGCGGTTCATCCAGGTGACGGTGCCCAGCCGGACCCAGGTGGAGGCGTACGCCAACTACCGCGAACTGGTGAACGAGCTGGTGGGGCGCATCAATGGGCTCTACGGCACGGTGCACAACGTGCCCGTGCACTACCTCTACCGCTCATTCAACGAACGGCAGCTCGTGGGGTTGTACCGGGGCGCGGATGTGATGCTCGTCACGCCGGTGCGGGACGGGATGAACCTGGTGGCGAAGGAGTTCTGCGCGGCGCGCCCGGACGACGACGGCGTGCTGGTGCTCAGCGAGTTCGCGGGCGCCGCAGCGGAGCTGGGGGGCGCGCTCATCGTCAACCCCTACGACGTGGACGCCATGGCGGACGCCATCGAGAAAGCGCTGGGGATGGCGGAGGAGGAGCGCCGCACGCGCATGCACACGCTGCGGAAGCAGGTGAAGTCGCGGGACGTACATTGGTGGACGTCCTCCTTCCTCGACCGGCTCCAGTCGCTGCCCGCGGTGGACGTGCGCGCCGAGGCGGGCGCGCCCGAGGCGCTGGCGCAGATGAAGCAGGCGGAACGGCTGCAACTGCTCCTGGACTATGACGGGACGCTGGTGGGCTACGCGCCCCGGCCGGAGCTGGCCGCGCCGGATGCGGCGCTGAAGGAGTTGCTGGCGAAGCTGGTGGCCCGGCCCGACATCTCGGTGAGCATCGTCAGCGGCCGGCCCAAGGAGACGCTGGAGGAATGGTTGGGCGACCTGGCCATGGGCCTGTATGCCGAGCACGGCCTGTGGTCCCGCCCGGCGCCAGGGGAGACGTGGCGGATGCTGGAGGGCGTGACGTTCGACTGGAAGGAGCGCGTGCGCCCCGAACTGGAGACCTTCTCCGCGCGCGTGCCGGGCTCCTTCGTGGAGGAGAAGACAGCGTCGCTGGCGTGGCACTACCGCCTGGTGGACGCGGAGTTCGGCGCCATCCAGTCCCGCGAGCTGCGGCTGTACCTGGCGGAGAAGTTCGCCGGGCAGTCCATGGACATCCTCCCCGGGGACAAGGTGGTGGAGATTCGTCCGCAGGGCGTGCACAAGGGCCGCGTGGTGGGCGAGGCCACGAAGGACGCGGCGCCCGGCGCCCTCGTGGTGGCCATCGGCGATGACCGCACGGACGAGGACCTCTTCGCATCGATTCCGCCCGGCGGGCTCACCATCCACGCGGGCAACAAGCCCACGTGCGCGGCGTTCCGGGTGAAGGGCCCGGCCGAGGTCCGCGCGCTGCTGGCGGGACTGCTGGAGCCGTGA
- a CDS encoding arylsulfatase, with the protein MSLKEYLPGTPFPGVIGRTDEESSPAWPAPLRAKPGAPNVLFIVLDDTGFGQLGCYGSPIRTPNLDRLAKGGLLYNNMHTTALCSPTRSCILTGRNHHSNGMAAITEISVGYPGRNGTIPFENGFISEMLAGHGYNTYCVGKWHLTPAEQTSAAGPYSRWPLGRGFERYYGFLGGDTHQYYPDLVHDNHQVRPPKTPEEGYHLTEDLVDRAIGFIADAKQVAPDKPFFLYFCTGAMHAPHHVPQEWADRYKGQFDDGWDAYREKVFRRQLETGVLPPGTQLSRHDPDVQDWDSLSPDERRLYARMMEVFAGFLEHTDHHIGRLIQSLEATGELENTLIMVISDNGASPEGGLHGSVNELKFFNNTPESLEQNLAAMDELGGPRHFNHYPWGWAWAGNTPFKRWKRETYRGGTTDPFIVHWPRGIQARGEIRSQYCHAIDMVPTVLDCLGIDPPTELRGVTQSPIEGVSFKHSFHDADAESRHHTQYFEMFSHRALYHDGWRAVCPFPGPSFTESHEPFGMLKLSEARLREFDTEGWELYHVAEDCSETRNVAAQERDKLIEMIARWYVEAGRYDVLPLITPSRELFAVERPQISRERERYVYRPNTSPAPENVAVHVLNRAHAITARVEVEDGVEGVLLCHGGLTGGYSLFVKDRKLHYVYNFVGEKEFHLESAVDVPKGHAELRFEFQPTGTPNLPAGRGAPGRGRLFINGDLVAQSDISETMPLLISLGEGLTCGRDENSPVSQQYQPPFAFKGGTLTEVVVDVSGEHVHDAATEVSTVMARQ; encoded by the coding sequence ATGTCGCTCAAGGAATACCTTCCCGGAACGCCATTCCCTGGTGTCATCGGCCGGACGGATGAGGAGTCCTCGCCTGCCTGGCCCGCGCCGCTGCGCGCGAAGCCAGGGGCACCCAACGTCCTCTTCATCGTCCTGGACGACACGGGCTTCGGTCAGCTCGGTTGCTATGGCTCGCCCATCCGCACGCCCAACCTGGACCGGCTGGCGAAGGGTGGGCTGCTCTACAACAACATGCACACCACCGCGCTCTGTTCGCCCACGCGCTCGTGCATCCTCACCGGCCGCAACCACCACTCCAATGGCATGGCGGCCATCACCGAAATCTCCGTGGGATACCCCGGCCGCAACGGCACCATCCCCTTCGAGAACGGCTTCATCTCCGAGATGCTGGCCGGGCACGGCTACAACACCTACTGCGTGGGCAAGTGGCACCTCACACCCGCGGAGCAGACGAGCGCCGCGGGGCCCTACTCACGCTGGCCCCTGGGCCGCGGCTTCGAGCGGTACTACGGCTTCCTCGGTGGCGACACGCACCAGTACTACCCCGACCTCGTTCACGACAATCATCAGGTCCGGCCGCCCAAGACACCCGAGGAGGGCTACCACCTGACGGAGGACCTGGTGGACCGCGCCATCGGCTTCATCGCCGACGCGAAGCAGGTCGCGCCCGACAAGCCCTTCTTCCTCTACTTCTGCACCGGCGCCATGCATGCGCCCCACCATGTCCCCCAGGAATGGGCGGACCGGTACAAGGGCCAGTTCGACGACGGCTGGGATGCCTACCGCGAGAAGGTCTTCCGACGTCAGCTCGAGACAGGCGTGCTGCCGCCGGGCACCCAGTTGTCGCGCCATGACCCGGACGTGCAGGACTGGGACAGCCTGTCTCCGGACGAACGGCGGCTCTACGCGCGGATGATGGAAGTGTTCGCGGGCTTCCTGGAGCACACGGACCACCACATCGGCCGGCTCATCCAGTCGCTGGAGGCGACCGGTGAGCTGGAGAACACGCTCATCATGGTCATCTCCGACAATGGCGCCAGTCCGGAGGGCGGCCTGCATGGCTCCGTCAACGAGCTGAAGTTCTTCAACAACACGCCGGAGTCGCTGGAGCAGAACCTGGCGGCGATGGACGAGCTGGGCGGCCCGCGCCACTTCAACCACTACCCCTGGGGCTGGGCCTGGGCGGGCAACACGCCCTTCAAACGGTGGAAGCGAGAGACGTACCGGGGCGGCACCACGGACCCCTTCATCGTCCACTGGCCCCGAGGCATCCAGGCGCGGGGCGAGATTCGCTCGCAGTACTGCCACGCCATCGACATGGTGCCCACGGTGCTGGACTGCCTGGGCATCGACCCGCCCACGGAGCTTCGCGGGGTCACGCAGTCACCCATCGAAGGCGTCAGCTTCAAGCACTCCTTCCATGACGCGGACGCGGAGAGCCGACACCACACGCAGTACTTCGAGATGTTCAGCCACCGGGCCCTGTACCACGACGGATGGCGGGCGGTGTGCCCGTTCCCCGGACCGTCCTTCACGGAGTCGCACGAGCCGTTCGGCATGCTGAAGCTCTCAGAGGCCAGACTGCGCGAGTTCGATACGGAGGGCTGGGAGCTGTACCACGTGGCGGAGGACTGCTCGGAGACGCGGAACGTGGCCGCGCAGGAGCGCGACAAGCTCATCGAGATGATTGCCCGCTGGTACGTCGAGGCGGGCCGGTACGATGTGCTCCCGCTGATAACGCCATCCCGCGAACTCTTCGCCGTGGAGCGGCCGCAGATTTCGCGGGAGCGGGAGCGTTACGTCTACCGGCCGAATACCTCACCCGCGCCGGAGAACGTGGCGGTGCATGTCCTCAATCGTGCCCACGCCATCACCGCGCGGGTGGAGGTAGAGGACGGCGTGGAGGGCGTGTTGCTCTGCCACGGTGGATTGACGGGCGGGTACTCGCTCTTCGTCAAGGACCGCAAGCTGCACTACGTCTACAACTTCGTGGGGGAGAAGGAGTTCCACCTGGAGTCCGCCGTGGACGTGCCGAAAGGCCACGCGGAGCTGCGCTTCGAATTCCAGCCCACGGGCACGCCCAACCTGCCCGCGGGCCGGGGCGCGCCGGGCCGGGGACGCCTCTTCATCAATGGCGACCTGGTGGCCCAGAGCGACATCTCTGAGACGATGCCGCTGCTCATCAGCCTGGGCGAGGGACTGACGTGCGGCCGTGACGAGAACTCACCGGTGAGTCAGCAGTACCAGCCGCCCTTCGCGTTCAAGGGCGGGACGCTGACGGAGGTGGTCGTGGACGTGTCGGGCGAGCACGTTCACGACGCCGCCACGGAAGTGAGCACGGTCATGGCGCGGCAATAG